A region of Jannaschia sp. W003 DNA encodes the following proteins:
- a CDS encoding peptidylprolyl isomerase: MRPLLLAAALLAPLPAAAQDASTVLARVNGTEITLGHLVAMRARLPEQYRQLPDEVLYQGMLDQIVQQQVLADAARADIGRADELGLENETRAFLAGRMLERAATQPLDEAAVQAAYEERYASAEAAPEWNASHILVETETEARALKAQLDDGADFAELARSESTGPSGPNGGELGWFGTGQMVPVFEAAVAELEPGEVSDPVESQFGWHVVKLNETRLKEAPALEEVRPQIEQSLREAAVDAEIARLTDGAEVERPEVEVDPALIRDDALLD, encoded by the coding sequence ATGCGCCCCCTCCTCCTCGCCGCCGCCCTTCTCGCGCCCCTGCCCGCCGCCGCGCAGGACGCCTCGACCGTGCTCGCCCGCGTGAACGGCACCGAGATCACGCTCGGCCACCTCGTGGCCATGCGCGCGCGCCTGCCCGAGCAGTACCGCCAGCTGCCCGACGAGGTGCTCTACCAGGGCATGCTCGACCAGATCGTGCAGCAGCAGGTCCTCGCCGACGCCGCCCGCGCGGACATCGGCCGCGCCGACGAGCTCGGGCTGGAGAACGAGACCCGCGCCTTCCTGGCCGGGCGCATGCTGGAGCGCGCCGCGACCCAGCCGCTCGACGAGGCCGCCGTCCAGGCCGCCTACGAGGAGCGGTACGCCTCCGCCGAGGCCGCGCCCGAGTGGAACGCCAGCCACATCCTCGTGGAGACCGAGACCGAGGCCCGCGCGCTGAAGGCGCAGCTCGACGACGGCGCCGACTTCGCGGAGCTGGCACGGAGCGAGTCCACCGGCCCCTCGGGTCCGAACGGCGGCGAGCTCGGCTGGTTCGGCACCGGCCAGATGGTGCCGGTGTTCGAGGCCGCCGTGGCGGAGCTGGAGCCGGGCGAGGTGTCGGACCCGGTCGAGAGCCAGTTCGGCTGGCACGTGGTGAAGCTGAACGAGACCCGGCTGAAGGAGGCCCCCGCGCTCGAAGAGGTGCGCCCGCAGATCGAGCAGTCGCTGCGCGAGGCCGCGGTGGACGCCGAGATCGCGCGCCTGACCGACGGCGCCGAGGTGGAGCGCCCTGAGGTCGAGGTCGACCCCGCCCTGATCCGCGACGACGCGCTGCTCGACTAG
- the argJ gene encoding bifunctional glutamate N-acetyltransferase/amino-acid acetyltransferase ArgJ — MGKRKKIEKLERKLAKAERRLAGAAEALAGPKGPLVSPLAPPFPELPAIEGLRFAAGSAGVKYKGRTDVMLALLDPGTAMAGAFTRSATRSAAVLDGQRKLAEQKGAAGWAILVNSGNANAFTGAAGMASVGAVAQAVAQATGLPATRVVTSSTGVIGEPLPHDRIVAAVEGLVAELDADGMAGAARAIMTTDTFPKGSVRTLDLDGETVTVAGIAKGSGMIAPDMATMLAYVFTDARVAQPLLQRMVSNTVGDTFNAVTVDGDTSTSDTLLVAATHKRGPEMKAATSHAARAFREALHAVMHDLALQIAMDGEGATKLVEVHVTGAKSPADARLVASAIANSPLVKTAIAGEDANWGRVVAAVGKSGAEADRDRLAIRFGDVVVAQEGARAPDYSEEAASAYMRGDRILLGVDLGLGDGEARMWGCDLTYRYVEINADYRS, encoded by the coding sequence ATGGGCAAGCGCAAGAAGATCGAGAAGCTCGAGCGCAAGCTCGCCAAGGCCGAGCGCCGCCTCGCCGGCGCCGCCGAGGCGCTGGCCGGGCCGAAGGGACCGCTGGTCTCGCCCCTCGCCCCCCCGTTTCCCGAATTGCCCGCCATTGAGGGCCTGCGCTTCGCCGCTGGCTCGGCGGGCGTGAAGTACAAGGGCCGCACCGACGTGATGCTGGCGCTGCTCGATCCGGGCACGGCGATGGCCGGCGCCTTCACCCGCTCGGCCACCCGCTCGGCGGCGGTGCTCGACGGGCAGCGCAAGCTGGCCGAGCAGAAGGGCGCGGCGGGCTGGGCGATCCTGGTGAACTCCGGCAACGCCAACGCCTTCACGGGCGCGGCGGGCATGGCCTCGGTGGGCGCCGTGGCGCAGGCCGTGGCGCAGGCGACGGGCCTGCCCGCCACCCGGGTCGTCACCTCCTCGACCGGCGTGATCGGCGAGCCCCTTCCGCACGACCGCATCGTCGCCGCGGTGGAGGGCCTCGTGGCCGAGCTCGATGCGGACGGCATGGCCGGGGCGGCGCGCGCGATCATGACCACCGACACCTTCCCCAAGGGATCGGTCCGCACGCTGGATCTCGACGGCGAGACTGTGACGGTCGCGGGCATCGCCAAGGGCTCGGGCATGATCGCGCCCGACATGGCGACGATGCTCGCATACGTCTTCACCGACGCGCGCGTGGCCCAGCCGCTGCTGCAGCGCATGGTCTCCAACACCGTGGGCGACACGTTCAACGCCGTGACCGTGGACGGCGACACCTCCACCTCGGACACGCTGCTGGTGGCCGCCACTCACAAGCGCGGCCCCGAGATGAAGGCCGCCACGTCCCATGCGGCCCGCGCCTTCCGCGAGGCGCTCCACGCGGTGATGCACGACCTCGCACTCCAGATCGCCATGGACGGCGAGGGCGCCACCAAGCTGGTGGAGGTTCACGTGACCGGCGCGAAGTCCCCCGCCGACGCCCGCCTGGTCGCCTCCGCGATCGCCAACTCGCCGCTGGTCAAGACCGCCATCGCCGGCGAGGACGCCAACTGGGGCCGCGTGGTCGCGGCTGTGGGCAAGTCCGGGGCCGAGGCCGACCGCGACCGCCTTGCGATCCGCTTCGGCGACGTTGTGGTGGCGCAGGAGGGTGCGCGCGCCCCGGACTACTCCGAGGAGGCGGCCAGCGCCTACATGCGCGGCGACCGCATCCTGCTCGGCGTGGACCTCGGGCTGGGCGACGGCGAGGCGCGGATGTGGGGCTGCGACCTAACCTACCGCTACGTCGAGATCAACGCCGACTACCGCTCGTGA
- the mutT gene encoding 8-oxo-dGTP diphosphatase MutT: MSEAAAATRVVLVSAVALVDRDGRVLLARRPEGKSMAGLWEFPGGKVEPGETPEAALIRELHEELGIDTWASCLAPLTFASHAYEGFHLLMPLFACRRWEGQPAPREGQTLKWVAPRDLRSYPMPPADLPLIPILRDWL, encoded by the coding sequence GTGAGCGAGGCGGCCGCCGCCACCCGCGTCGTGCTCGTCTCCGCGGTCGCCCTCGTCGACCGCGACGGCCGGGTGCTGCTGGCCCGGCGCCCCGAGGGGAAGTCCATGGCCGGCCTGTGGGAGTTCCCGGGCGGAAAGGTCGAGCCGGGCGAGACCCCCGAGGCGGCGCTGATCCGGGAGCTGCACGAGGAGTTGGGCATCGACACCTGGGCGAGCTGCCTCGCCCCGCTCACCTTCGCGAGCCACGCCTACGAGGGCTTCCACCTGCTGATGCCCCTCTTCGCCTGCCGTAGGTGGGAGGGACAGCCCGCGCCTCGGGAAGGCCAGACCCTGAAATGGGTCGCCCCCCGCGACCTGCGCAGCTACCCGATGCCCCCGGCGGACCTCCCGCTGATCCCGATCTTGAGGGACTGGCTCTAG
- the hemH gene encoding ferrochelatase, with translation MTAPTPLPHAPRDHPPVRMGKVGLLLANLGTPDGTDYRSMRRYLNEFLSDRRVIDYSPWLWQPLLQGVILSKRPFTSGAAYRSIWNEEADESPLATITKAQTAAMAERMRARFGDRVQVEYAMRYGNPSTVSVVERMKAEGCDRIVFFPLYPQYAGATTATANDQFFRALMKLKWQPAARTVPAYADDARYVDALARSVERAYAAMDGEPDILVCSYHGVPKRYLMEGDPYHCQCRKTTRLLRERLGWDESRITTTFQSRFGPEEWLQPYTVEEVARLAERGKKRIAVIAPAFSADCIETLEEINEEIRESFEHAGGERFDYIPCLNDDAAHMDALAEIAVENMAGWIAPDAAVARAAE, from the coding sequence ATGACCGCCCCCACGCCCCTGCCGCACGCGCCCCGCGACCATCCCCCCGTCCGCATGGGCAAGGTGGGGCTCCTGCTCGCCAACCTCGGCACGCCCGACGGCACCGACTACCGCTCCATGCGGCGCTACCTGAACGAGTTCCTGAGCGACCGGCGCGTGATCGACTACTCGCCGTGGCTCTGGCAGCCGCTCCTGCAGGGCGTCATCCTGTCGAAGCGGCCCTTCACCTCCGGAGCGGCCTACCGCTCGATCTGGAACGAGGAGGCGGACGAGAGCCCGCTGGCCACCATCACTAAGGCCCAGACCGCCGCCATGGCCGAGCGGATGCGCGCGCGCTTCGGGGACCGGGTGCAGGTCGAGTACGCCATGCGCTACGGCAACCCGTCCACCGTCTCGGTGGTGGAGCGCATGAAGGCGGAAGGCTGCGACCGGATCGTGTTCTTCCCGCTCTACCCTCAGTACGCGGGCGCCACGACGGCCACCGCCAACGACCAGTTCTTCCGCGCGCTGATGAAGCTGAAATGGCAGCCCGCCGCCCGCACCGTCCCTGCCTACGCGGACGACGCGCGCTACGTCGACGCGCTGGCCCGGTCCGTGGAGCGGGCCTATGCGGCGATGGACGGCGAGCCCGACATCCTGGTCTGCTCCTACCACGGGGTGCCCAAGCGCTACCTTATGGAAGGCGATCCCTACCACTGCCAGTGCCGCAAGACGACGCGCCTCCTGCGCGAACGGCTGGGCTGGGACGAGAGCCGGATCACCACGACGTTCCAGAGCCGCTTCGGCCCCGAGGAATGGCTCCAGCCCTACACCGTGGAGGAGGTCGCGCGACTTGCCGAACGCGGAAAGAAGCGCATCGCCGTGATCGCGCCGGCCTTCTCGGCGGACTGCATCGAGACGCTCGAGGAGATCAACGAGGAGATCCGCGAGAGCTTCGAGCATGCCGGGGGCGAGCGGTTCGACTACATCCCGTGCCTCAACGACGACGCGGCGCACATGGATGCGCTGGCGGAGATCGCGGTGGAGAACATGGCGGGGTGGATCGCGCCGGACGCGGCGGTGGCGCGGGCGGCGGAGTAG
- a CDS encoding methyltransferase domain-containing protein: protein MLTDRAALEAHRVRALGRMGRPGDGGAWFAHSDAVDELHERLKDVNRTFTAPAIVTGFPALFGSLVPGARVVADTDVLALEPGAHDLVVHFMCLHWADDPVGQLVQCRRALRPDGLLLACCFGGESLGELRAAMAQAEIEVAGGLSPRVAPMGEVRDLGALLGRAGLALPVADVDTRTVRYGAFEGLVRDLRETGETNALAARHRAAPPRALFARAADIYREAFPDGDGLRATVQTVWLAGWAPAEGQQKPLRPGSAAMRLADALGTEEMRPGDPARPAAKETE, encoded by the coding sequence ATGCTGACCGACCGTGCCGCCCTCGAAGCCCACCGCGTCCGTGCCCTCGGGCGCATGGGACGCCCTGGAGATGGGGGCGCCTGGTTCGCCCATTCGGACGCGGTGGACGAGCTCCATGAAAGACTGAAGGACGTTAACAGAACGTTTACGGCGCCCGCGATCGTCACCGGCTTCCCGGCCCTGTTCGGATCGCTCGTGCCCGGCGCCCGCGTGGTCGCGGACACCGACGTGCTGGCGCTGGAGCCGGGCGCCCACGACCTCGTGGTCCACTTCATGTGCCTTCATTGGGCCGACGACCCCGTGGGTCAGCTCGTGCAGTGCCGCCGCGCCCTGCGGCCCGACGGCCTCCTGCTGGCCTGCTGCTTCGGCGGCGAGAGTCTCGGCGAGTTGCGCGCCGCCATGGCGCAGGCGGAGATCGAGGTGGCGGGCGGCCTCAGCCCCCGCGTGGCGCCCATGGGCGAGGTGCGCGACCTCGGCGCCCTTCTCGGCCGCGCCGGCCTTGCCCTGCCGGTCGCGGACGTGGACACCCGAACCGTGCGCTACGGTGCGTTCGAGGGTCTCGTGCGGGACCTGCGCGAGACGGGGGAGACCAACGCGCTGGCGGCGCGTCACCGTGCCGCGCCGCCGCGCGCCCTGTTCGCCCGCGCGGCGGATATATACCGCGAGGCGTTCCCCGACGGGGACGGCCTGCGCGCCACGGTCCAGACCGTGTGGCTCGCGGGGTGGGCGCCCGCCGAGGGACAGCAGAAGCCCCTACGCCCCGGCTCGGCCGCGATGCGCCTCGCGGACGCGCTGGGCACCGAGGAGATGCGGCCCGGCGACCCCGCCCGGCCCGCCGCGAAGGAGACCGAATGA
- a CDS encoding ComF family protein, with product MQSAALGPALRAAGAALRDAVYPLTCLLCEARVEAPGLCPACWRDTPFVGAACCPLCAMALPGTEGAALCDECLTAGRPWDEARAALRYEGRARSLVLQLKHGDRTELADAAALWLHARARDLLGPDTLLVPVPLHRWRLARRRYNQAALIACALARRSGAGFDPLALRRTRRTPSQDRRSRAERFANLAGAIEAVRPLAGHVALVDDVMTSGATLAACADAVRAAGARRVSVLVLARVAPH from the coding sequence TTGCAAAGTGCGGCCCTCGGTCCGGCCCTGCGCGCCGCGGGCGCGGCGCTGCGCGACGCGGTCTATCCCCTTACTTGCCTCCTGTGCGAGGCGCGCGTCGAGGCCCCGGGCCTCTGCCCGGCCTGCTGGCGCGACACGCCCTTCGTCGGCGCCGCCTGCTGCCCGCTCTGCGCGATGGCGCTGCCGGGCACGGAAGGCGCGGCGCTCTGCGACGAATGCCTCACCGCGGGCCGCCCTTGGGACGAGGCCCGCGCCGCGTTGCGCTATGAGGGGCGCGCCCGCAGCCTCGTCCTGCAGCTCAAGCACGGCGACCGGACCGAGCTGGCGGACGCCGCCGCCCTCTGGCTCCACGCCCGCGCCCGCGACCTGCTGGGGCCGGACACGCTGCTGGTGCCCGTCCCGCTGCACCGCTGGCGGCTGGCGCGGCGGCGCTACAACCAGGCAGCGTTGATCGCCTGCGCGCTGGCCCGGCGCTCGGGGGCGGGGTTCGACCCGCTCGCCCTGCGCCGCACCCGCCGCACCCCCTCGCAGGACCGCCGCAGCCGGGCGGAGCGCTTCGCCAACCTCGCCGGCGCCATCGAGGCCGTGCGCCCCCTCGCGGGCCACGTGGCGCTGGTGGACGACGTGATGACCTCGGGCGCCACGCTCGCGGCCTGCGCGGACGCGGTGCGGGCCGCCGGCGCGCGGCGCGTCTCGGTCCTCGTTCTGGCGCGCGTCGCCCCGCACTAA
- the grxC gene encoding glutaredoxin 3: MQPVTIYTQPLCGFCTAAVRLLRSKDAPMTEIDVASTAGARAEMTQRANGGRTTPQIFVGDTHVGGCDDLFALERAGKLDALLAGR, encoded by the coding sequence ATGCAGCCCGTGACCATCTACACCCAGCCGCTCTGCGGGTTCTGCACCGCGGCCGTGCGGCTGCTGCGCTCCAAGGACGCCCCGATGACCGAGATCGACGTGGCCTCCACCGCCGGCGCGCGGGCGGAGATGACGCAGCGCGCGAACGGGGGCCGCACCACGCCGCAGATCTTCGTGGGCGACACGCACGTGGGCGGCTGCGACGACCTCTTCGCGCTGGAGCGCGCCGGCAAGCTGGACGCGCTGCTCGCGGGCCGATGA
- a CDS encoding carbon-nitrogen hydrolase family protein, whose product MRLAIVQMTASDAPDENIAVLQSAVADAARSGADMVLTPEVSNCLSASREHQRAVLMPEPRDPMLAAMRAAAREHGVWVLLGSLALRTADPEGRFANRSILVDDAGAVRAHYDKIHMFDVAVSETETYRESAAYRPGTRATLAETPWGKLGMTVCYDLRFPALYRRLAQAGAAILAVPSAFSPVTGEAHWEPLLRARAIETGCFVVAPAQTGRHAARAGRARTTHGHSMVVDPWGTVLLDAGTAPGTFLCDIDPAAVAEARRRVPSLEAASQWEGP is encoded by the coding sequence ATGAGGCTCGCGATCGTCCAGATGACCGCGTCCGACGCGCCGGACGAGAACATCGCCGTGCTGCAGTCGGCCGTGGCGGACGCGGCGCGCTCGGGCGCCGACATGGTGCTGACCCCCGAGGTCTCGAACTGCCTGAGCGCCTCGCGCGAGCACCAGCGCGCCGTGCTGATGCCCGAGCCGCGCGACCCGATGCTCGCCGCGATGCGGGCCGCGGCGCGCGAGCACGGGGTGTGGGTGCTGCTCGGAAGCCTCGCGCTGCGCACCGCCGACCCCGAGGGGCGCTTCGCCAACCGCTCGATCCTCGTGGACGACGCGGGAGCGGTGCGCGCGCACTACGACAAGATCCATATGTTCGACGTGGCCGTGTCGGAGACCGAGACCTACCGCGAGTCCGCCGCCTATCGCCCCGGCACCCGCGCGACCCTGGCCGAGACGCCGTGGGGCAAGCTCGGCATGACGGTCTGCTACGACCTGCGCTTTCCCGCGCTCTACCGTCGCCTCGCCCAGGCGGGCGCCGCGATCCTCGCCGTCCCGTCCGCCTTCTCGCCCGTCACCGGCGAGGCCCATTGGGAGCCGCTGCTGCGCGCCCGCGCCATCGAGACGGGCTGCTTCGTGGTGGCCCCCGCCCAGACCGGCCGGCACGCCGCGCGGGCGGGCCGCGCCCGCACCACCCACGGACATTCGATGGTGGTCGATCCCTGGGGCACGGTGCTGCTGGACGCAGGGACCGCGCCCGGAACGTTCCTCTGCGACATCGACCCCGCCGCGGTGGCCGAGGCCCGGCGGCGCGTGCCCTCGCTGGAGGCGGCGAGCCAGTGGGAGGGGCCGTGA
- a CDS encoding MarR family winged helix-turn-helix transcriptional regulator: MITADQLARARLSKALPRGMELSHFVILNYLVQHREEHSPAELARVFHLSRGALTNTLSRLERAGHVHVRPDWDDARRKRVAISPAGAAARDAALAAIRPIMEDAARAIGPERVRAAIPVLRELRRRFSEE; the protein is encoded by the coding sequence ATGATCACCGCCGACCAGCTGGCCCGCGCCCGGCTGTCGAAGGCCCTGCCGCGGGGCATGGAGCTGTCGCACTTCGTGATCCTGAACTACCTCGTGCAGCACCGCGAGGAGCACAGCCCCGCCGAGCTGGCCCGCGTGTTCCACCTCAGCCGCGGCGCGCTGACCAACACGCTCTCGCGGCTGGAGCGGGCGGGCCACGTACATGTCCGCCCCGACTGGGACGACGCCCGCCGCAAGCGCGTGGCGATCTCGCCCGCCGGCGCGGCGGCGCGCGACGCGGCGCTCGCGGCGATCCGCCCGATCATGGAGGACGCGGCCCGCGCCATCGGCCCCGAGCGGGTACGCGCCGCCATCCCCGTGCTGCGCGAGCTGCGGCGCCGGTTCTCCGAGGAATGA
- a CDS encoding DUF7002 family protein, with translation MTPEGFAARHPMLWRLAAEGAADGVRRHGLLAARELAARAGVALPDVPRRTALRFALPDGTPVQVTDNAPLSFAKLAPALDDGLRPEAWLAMLNDRAFLWPDRRLAARNLRARKRLGYRSEWHGFDTLALLAPVWDRAEIAPINSGATVRAPARRGLSTFAPLATLDWERWRRARGRKAPDKVKEVTIRGGAPEAGAALRVVEPA, from the coding sequence ATGACGCCGGAGGGCTTCGCCGCGCGGCACCCGATGCTCTGGCGCCTCGCCGCCGAGGGCGCGGCCGACGGCGTGCGCCGCCACGGCCTGCTCGCCGCGCGCGAGCTGGCCGCGCGTGCGGGCGTCGCGCTGCCCGACGTGCCCCGCCGCACCGCGCTCCGCTTCGCGCTGCCCGACGGCACCCCGGTGCAGGTCACCGACAACGCGCCCCTGAGCTTCGCAAAGCTCGCGCCCGCGCTCGACGACGGGCTGCGGCCCGAGGCGTGGCTGGCGATGCTGAACGACCGCGCGTTCCTCTGGCCCGACCGGCGGCTTGCCGCGCGCAACCTGCGGGCACGGAAGCGCCTCGGCTACCGCAGCGAATGGCACGGCTTCGACACGCTCGCCCTGCTCGCCCCGGTCTGGGACCGGGCGGAGATCGCGCCGATCAACTCGGGCGCCACGGTCCGCGCGCCGGCGCGGCGGGGGCTCTCGACCTTCGCGCCGCTGGCGACGCTCGACTGGGAGCGCTGGCGCCGGGCGCGGGGGCGTAAGGCGCCGGACAAGGTGAAGGAGGTGACGATCCGCGGCGGCGCGCCGGAGGCGGGCGCGGCGCTGCGGGTGGTAGAGCCGGCTTAG
- a CDS encoding alpha/beta fold hydrolase, protein MRTLVLLHGGGTDARCWEAVAPHLAGFAVRTPTLPGHGDRPAPARDRVEAIAAPVMDWIAREVPGAYALVGHSLGGMVAMVAAAEAPHRPERLVLADTFDVPAMTWRDWGRVVTLRQAARIMGHARASEAVADRAELGREGFDGTLRASMQERPALPLHRMMAAVQHFDGRPFLDRIAAPTLLLRAGGNPATAPANRRMLARLADARLEVLEGTGHLMMRDDPRGFADAVAGFLEGWQP, encoded by the coding sequence ATGCGCACGCTGGTGCTCCTGCACGGCGGCGGCACCGACGCGCGCTGCTGGGAGGCGGTCGCTCCGCACCTCGCGGGCTTCGCGGTCCGCACGCCGACCCTGCCGGGCCACGGCGACCGCCCCGCGCCCGCGCGCGACCGGGTGGAGGCGATCGCCGCGCCGGTGATGGACTGGATCGCCCGCGAGGTGCCGGGGGCCTACGCGCTCGTGGGCCACTCGCTCGGCGGCATGGTGGCCATGGTCGCGGCCGCCGAGGCGCCGCACCGCCCGGAGCGGCTGGTGCTGGCCGACACGTTCGACGTGCCCGCCATGACCTGGCGCGATTGGGGGCGCGTCGTGACGCTGCGCCAGGCGGCCCGGATCATGGGCCATGCGCGGGCGTCCGAGGCGGTGGCCGACCGGGCGGAGCTGGGCCGCGAGGGGTTCGACGGCACCCTGCGCGCCTCGATGCAGGAGCGGCCCGCGCTGCCGCTGCACCGGATGATGGCCGCCGTGCAGCACTTCGACGGGCGGCCTTTCCTGGACCGCATCGCGGCGCCCACGCTGCTGCTGCGCGCCGGCGGCAACCCCGCCACCGCGCCCGCGAACCGCCGCATGCTGGCGCGCCTCGCGGACGCCCGGCTCGAGGTGCTCGAGGGCACGGGCCACCTGATGATGCGCGACGACCCCCGGGGCTTCGCCGACGCCGTCGCGGGGTTCCTCGAAGGCTGGCAACCCTAA
- a CDS encoding NYN domain-containing protein translates to MPQRDRPLLAVLIDADNIPAKYAEAILKEITGLGEPGLRRVYGDWSSDRLKPWAGKVRDLGLVAHQETANTKGKNASDIGLVIDAMDILHTGRFDGFVLVSSDSDFTRLASRIRENGLDVIGIGEGKAPEALRNVCNRFIMIENIAEDDEDVPEARKPAKLKSQDALPIILRAMERMGQDDDWYALGALGSQIVAEAPDFDTRTYGKRKLGDLIGDIKRLETRMEGTQLMVRRRD, encoded by the coding sequence ATGCCACAACGCGACCGCCCCCTCCTCGCCGTCCTGATCGACGCCGACAACATCCCCGCCAAGTACGCGGAGGCGATCCTCAAGGAGATCACCGGCCTCGGCGAGCCGGGCCTGCGGCGGGTCTACGGCGACTGGTCGTCGGATCGGCTCAAGCCCTGGGCGGGCAAGGTGCGTGACCTGGGGCTGGTGGCCCACCAGGAGACCGCGAACACCAAGGGCAAGAACGCCTCCGACATCGGGCTGGTGATCGACGCCATGGACATCCTCCACACGGGCCGCTTCGACGGCTTCGTGCTGGTCTCGTCGGACAGCGACTTCACGCGGCTCGCCTCCCGCATCCGCGAGAACGGGCTCGACGTGATCGGCATCGGCGAGGGCAAGGCGCCCGAGGCGCTGCGCAACGTGTGCAACCGCTTCATAATGATCGAGAACATCGCCGAGGACGACGAGGACGTGCCCGAGGCCCGCAAGCCCGCCAAGCTCAAGTCCCAGGACGCCCTGCCGATCATCCTGCGCGCCATGGAGCGCATGGGGCAGGACGACGACTGGTACGCGCTGGGCGCGCTGGGCAGCCAGATCGTGGCCGAGGCGCCCGACTTCGACACCCGCACCTACGGCAAGCGCAAGCTCGGCGACCTGATCGGCGACATCAAGCGGCTCGAGACGCGGATGGAGGGCACGCAGCTCATGGTCCGCCGGCGCGACTGA
- a CDS encoding S-(hydroxymethyl)glutathione dehydrogenase/class III alcohol dehydrogenase: MRTKAAVALEAGKPLEIMDVELDGPKAGEVLVEMRATGICHTDEFTRSGADPEGQFPAILGHEGAGVVVEVGEGVRGLKPGDHVIPLYTPECRECEYCLNPKTNLCQAIRSTQGAGVMPDGTSRFRMTDGTPILHYMGCSTFSNHTVLPEIALAKVREDAPFDKICYIGCGVTTGIGAVVNTAKVEIGSRAIVFGLGGIGLNVIQGLRLAGADQIVGVDLNADKRPMAERFGMTDFVNPSEVDGDLVAHLVALTRGGADYTFDATGNVQVMRTALESAHKGWGESVIIGVAPAGAEIATRPFQLVTGRVWRGTAFGGARGRTDVPRIVDWYMEGKIEIDPMITHTMPLEDINEGFDLMHRGESIRSVVLY, encoded by the coding sequence ATGCGAACCAAAGCCGCCGTGGCCCTCGAGGCCGGCAAGCCGCTCGAGATCATGGACGTGGAGCTGGACGGCCCGAAGGCGGGCGAGGTCCTGGTGGAGATGCGCGCCACCGGCATCTGCCACACGGACGAGTTCACCCGCTCCGGCGCCGACCCCGAGGGGCAGTTCCCGGCGATCCTCGGCCACGAGGGCGCGGGCGTGGTGGTGGAGGTGGGCGAGGGCGTGCGCGGATTGAAGCCCGGCGATCACGTGATCCCGCTCTACACCCCCGAGTGCCGCGAGTGCGAATACTGCCTGAACCCCAAGACCAACCTCTGCCAGGCGATCCGCTCGACCCAAGGGGCGGGCGTGATGCCGGATGGCACCAGCCGCTTCCGCATGACCGACGGCACGCCGATCCTCCACTACATGGGCTGCTCGACCTTCTCGAACCACACGGTGCTGCCCGAGATCGCGCTGGCCAAGGTCCGCGAGGACGCACCCTTCGACAAGATCTGCTACATCGGCTGCGGCGTCACCACGGGCATCGGGGCGGTCGTCAACACCGCCAAGGTCGAGATCGGTAGTCGTGCCATCGTGTTCGGGCTGGGCGGCATCGGCCTCAACGTGATCCAGGGGCTGCGGCTGGCGGGCGCCGACCAGATCGTTGGCGTGGACCTGAACGCCGACAAGCGCCCCATGGCCGAGCGGTTCGGCATGACCGACTTCGTGAACCCCTCGGAGGTCGACGGCGACCTCGTCGCGCACCTGGTCGCGCTCACGAGGGGCGGGGCCGACTACACCTTCGACGCCACCGGCAACGTCCAGGTGATGCGCACCGCGCTGGAATCGGCTCACAAGGGCTGGGGCGAGAGCGTCATCATCGGCGTCGCCCCCGCGGGCGCCGAGATCGCCACGCGCCCCTTCCAGCTCGTCACGGGCCGCGTCTGGCGCGGCACCGCGTTCGGCGGGGCGCGGGGCCGCACGGACGTGCCGCGCATCGTGGACTGGTACATGGAGGGCAAGATCGAGATCGACCCCATGATCACCCACACCATGCCGCTCGAGGACATCAACGAGGGCTTCGACCTCATGCACCGCGGCGAGAGCATCCGCAGCGTCGTGCTCTACTGA
- a CDS encoding I78 family peptidase inhibitor codes for MTRPFAAALLLALAACAGAPPEPTAADPCGATGYAGLVGRNIAAVTLPADLNARIIRPDTAVTMDFRPDRLNVDVQSDGTITGLRCG; via the coding sequence ATGACACGCCCCTTCGCCGCCGCTCTCTTGCTCGCCCTCGCCGCCTGCGCGGGGGCCCCGCCCGAGCCGACCGCGGCCGACCCCTGCGGCGCCACGGGCTACGCCGGGCTGGTGGGCCGCAACATCGCCGCCGTCACGCTGCCGGCGGACCTGAACGCGCGGATCATCCGCCCCGACACGGCCGTGACGATGGACTTCCGGCCCGACCGCCTGAACGTCGACGTGCAGTCCGACGGCACCATCACGGGGCTTCGCTGCGGCTGA